The sequence below is a genomic window from Colletotrichum destructivum chromosome 4, complete sequence.
ACAGCCTGCCTGCGGTGgtccctcctcgaccgttGATTGCAGCAGGAGATCCAGGGACTCGTACGGGCGAGCGATCCATTCAGAGCCCAGCAACGTTGGAGGTTTGTGTGGAGTTGACCAGGACCGTCCCTGATTCCGTCCCAGCGCCGGCCGTGGGTCCCCCCCAGTCGGTCCAAACTCCAAAGGGACTCTTCCCACCCACTTCTCCCTCTGGGCCAGTTGGCCGCGGCGATTGGGCTGGCAGCCTAGGGCAGAATGTGTCCGCAATGTCGTCATATGCCTGTGTTAGCGTCCTTTTTCCGAACGCGGGCAGTCTTCAATTTGTCGGGATTGGGTCCGGTCATGTTATGCTCATAGACACGTGCAACTTTCGCCGCCTTCGAATCTTCTTTTCGGAAGGTTtaactctctctctctgtctctctccctctttcgcAAGCATACTTGCGCCCCCGGTTTGACCAATTGCGCGCACCTTGTCTTATCGATATCATATCTGTAGAAAATCTGATGTTCGCGCCGATGTGGTGGGAATTCTCCAGCTTTATCTGCAGGGACGATATGCCTGAGAGGGCAACTCTATGCGGGGTGGCCGATACGTATCCCCCATATCTCGCCCATCCCAATCTGCCAATCTCACTATCAGACCGGTGTGTCAAACGGTTctgcgaggaggggggaagcgGGCCCCTTCAAGGGAGCCGGTGCGCTCTGTGAGGGGGGAAATGGATGGGCCAGCTCGCATTCGACGAAAAGAAGAGGCAGCCAATAGCCAATGAAGATGGGACGGAATCGTCTCCTCAGATGATACGGAGATAAGCTGGTTCGGTGGCCAATCCCCCTTCTCCGGTTTTCTCACACTCgcctctttttccttttttttttcttgttttcGGTGAGAGACCGACAATTGAGCCACCCCAAAAGGTCAAAAAATGGCGCGAGGCTGGGGGCGAATTCCCAGGGTTATCCCGCGACCCATTATAGTCTCATACAGCGTACTCTCCTCTCTTTGCCCAGCGCCGCCAGCCATGGGGGGTACAAAAAAATAACGAAAAACTTTGTCTAAATGTCATCAAACAGCACGACAATTGGCCAATCACCATTGTCGGGTTCCTTGAAAATGGTGTTAGAAAACTCGGATTGCACCAACTAGAGTGTCTCTAAGGGTTCGTGGTTATCCACTTTATATGCAGCCGCCAGTCAAGGCCCGACCAAGAGAGGTGGGACGCTCTTTTGTTGTCTTCTAACGGGGGGCGGCCCAGAAACCAAATTAGACAACTCCACAGTGTTGGGAGTCGTCTGGAGAGTCGAGAATGGCTGGagtgcggcggcggagggctCCGTCTGTTACGAGCAACCGACAAACTGCGGCAATGGTGAATCCAGAGAGAGTCTGAACAAAGTCGCAACAACAAGGATGGACGGTCGTTGAAAGAAGCTCATCTTCAGAGGTCGTTGGTTCAAGAGCCGATCAGATCAGCAAGCGTCGAAAAGAACTCTGGTCGGGCTTGAGCCGCATTGTCTTGTCAGATAAGAAGCAAGAGGCCACGTTGCTGGGCGTTTTGGCAAGGCAATTTGGCGGGCGTGTCAGTTGAGTTTGTAGGTTCCAAGGGATCCCAAGAAAGCCAcccaagaaggccaagggggGGAAACGCCCGGGTGTTTTTCGAAGGACGCGATGCCATTTGCCAAGACCGTGTTCCCCCCCCTGGCCCTCCTCCACGAGGGGTGGAGAATGGAGCACGACACCCTTGGCCGAGTCTCACGGCGTGGATCCTTCCGACGGCTTGATTGGAACGGAAGCAGAagtgaagggggggggcatcAAGCCCGTACGGCCCCACAACGTGCGGAACCGAAAGTGCCCACCTTCGGTCCTTGGATGCCCTGCCGAGGACCCGTTCTGCTTTGCTTGGCGCATACCATTGCATGCTGCAGCCTGCAAGCGCTACAGGGCTTTAGGGAGGGAAGTTTGGGACAATGACGTAGCACATGCGCCGTTAGCGATGAATAATCGCGCGGGGCGACCGATGGATAGGACATCCATGCTCGTTGTCAGACGACTCGTTCCCCTAATGAGACATGCCGTGTACGAGACGACCTGCTCCCGCTTCCTTCCCGGCTGGCCTCGGCTATAGAAGATGTACAACGCAATGCGACCGCCATTTGAGCCAGTCCGGCACATTGTTCGAATTATCTAATGCCAATCAATTCAAGGTTTTTGAAGAGTTTTCTCCTCTTGTTCGGAGCCGCGCTCGACACGGTGCGAGAGAATGCAACCCTTTCTCCGTGCTGCCGTCAAACTAGGGTGTCTGTCTATCCTAAAGGATTCACGCGTTTTCTAATTTGGCAATAAATGGTTTACTGAATtgaggccatcgtcgacagTTTAGCACCGTGCCACGAACCTTTCACTTTGGAATTCACTTAAAGTGACAGGAGTCAATGCAGATGCTTCATGCTGCGATGCTGAACTGGAAGGAAGAAGACCATTGGCAATACCAAGCCAAGCTTTCCTACCTGAAGCTGGCCAGACTGGGCTTCAAATAATTATACCCATAGCAGCTCCGTTTGGACTTTCCCGCCGATCTTGGTTATTTGCAGCATCGTGAGTGCGTCTATCTCaacacacaacacaacaccaGGGTGGCTTATTACGCAACTTTGCATTCAATAGATAGATGATGGTGAAGGCTTCAGGGAATTATTATTATTCAAGCTTGGCCTCCATAAGTGAACTAAACGTTGCAAATTGCATCTGTATTTCGCTCCGAAGCCCATCTGACGAGTCGTTTCTACCTGTTTTCGATTCCGGGACGAAGGATATGACAGTTGCAAATGAATGGACGCTCTGCCTTGAGTCGCAAAAAAACACACAAACTATCGACCATAGATAGCCTCAGAGAAATATAGGCTCTTGTGTGCGCTCTCGAGTCCAATACCTGATGCAATGTGAAAGTCCATCGTAGCACCAGCTGAGGGTTCAAGTTCGGAGAGGCTGAACAACCGCGCTGACATTTGCAATTGAGGTCTATTTCACAGTTGTCCCGAGACATCACCCGGGCGACAGGATGAGCGTAGGTGACTGCAACAGCGAGGCATTCCGTGTGTGCCTCGCGACTACGGCGGACCACCAGCCAATCACATCGCAATGTACTAGCCGTAGTACTGTTTACCGTATCATTCCAAATCAGACATCATTGCATCCTCAGGTTCGGGCGAACGTAGGCTACCGGCTTTCTTGGCTCTTTAGTTGGTGCGCGCCGGCTTGACTGCCTTGGTACACAAGACGGACCTCGCGTACACTCTATCTGTCACACCACCGACATCCCCATACCCATCGTCTGGCACAGTTTGACATAAACCACCCATAGAAGCCTCTCTGCACCACCCTGAGCCAAGCCTGCATAATATTGCCTCTCTTGGCCAGCTGCGACTGCCTGGAAAGTTCAAGAATTTCTCAAGCAAGACAGAACGCATCATGACCCAGCCCACTGCCAACGCCGATCAGCCCCCGGACTATGCGGAGAACCCAACCATCATCCAAGGAAGTCTACCCCCGGATACCCTCCGCTTGGCGGGCCGCAGTATCCACTCCGCCACGTTCCGCGACGCCAACGCGCCGGGTCTCTACGAACTGAACCACCAGATAGACTTTCTGCGAGAGACGGACAGGTTGGTGCAGTTCATACGTATCAATTACTCCGTGAAGAACCGCAGTGGGGACGCCGCCTCTGTCCCCGAGATCGTCCCCCATCCGAGACACATCTTCAACCTGGAACGGCCGCAGGCGATCATGCAGGAGACGTTCCCGTACTACATCAAGTCTGTTTCCCGGAGCGGCCTGGGCAGCATCGGGCTCAAACTCTCGAAAATTGGCAAGAGCGTGTGCAAGGCGTGGCGCGTCGGACGCAAGGCCAGCGACAAAAGCGTGTTCGAGGCCCGCGAGCTCCTTTTCGACGTCCGGCCCAACAACGACGTGCTGGACTGGATCGACGGACAGGAAGCCCGGATCGCGGTGGAATACTCCCAGGATAACATGTACAGCCTCAACATCCTGGCGCCCATGGACCGGGCGATGCGGGATGCGCTCGTCGCTGCGTGGTGCGTGAGGTTGTGGAACAGCCTGGCTGTGAGGTTTCACAGACGAGAGACGTGGAATAGAGGTGAGAGTTATGTATTCCATTTGGACCAAAGAACAATGCTAAGAACGTGGCTATCTCTCTGTTGAAGTCAAATACATCATGCAGACATGCACAGCTACTCTGACCAAGTGAGAGAGACTTGGGATGGACCAGAGCCGTGAAATTTCCCGATGGCCAAAGCCTAGGAAACGACGATCATCGGACGAAATGTACCCTTCGTCCAAATGCCACATTCCGCATCACACCTTGCCATGCGCTTCCGGACCTTATTGCGATGCTCGGATCCCAATGGTACGACCAGCCGAGACCCGCTTTTCCGTtcggagctgccgccgccgatgccgggGCCCAATGCCCACCACGTCACCGGAGTTCTCCCGACAAAATTTGCACTCGACGCAAACAACCGGGAACAGCACTCTTGTGGTCTGACATCATCGGCACCATTCACATCGCTGCGTTCATAATTCAAGACACACCAAAGTTTGTTCACTTCCCACTGTTGCGTtcacatacacacacacacacacacacacacatcccCACCAGGTGTACTTCCCCTCGTCTGACTCAGCTGCGCccgaagaagaacaagaagaacatCACATCACCCCAAGAACACAAACCCCCCGTCCTCCCCTGCAGCATCACAGCCGCAGTCCGCCCCGCTTGGTACCGACAATCCTCCTACCCAAGTACTCCGTACCACGGTCCACCATCTCATTCCACCGCCAAACTATCTCTGAAGTTCAACACCCAACATGGACGGACCGTACGCTCGGGAGCTGGCCACCGCCATCGCGGCCATCCAGCACGCCGCCAGACTCAGCAGACGCGTGCTCGTTGCCTCCGACAAGGGCGTCGTGACCAAGGAGGACCTCAGccccgtcaccgtcgccgacttcgccatccaggcccTGCTGACCAGCACGCTGCACGCCGCCTTCCCAGACGACAAGTTCGTTGGCGAGGAATCTGCCGCGGACCTCCGAGAGAACCCGAAACTGTGCGAGTCGGTGTGGGCGCTCCTGCAGcaggtcgccggcgagaaggaggacgactCGTTGTGCAAGCTGCCCGCGTCGCCCGAGGAAATGTGCGACATGATCGACTGGtgcggcctcggcgagcccTCGCCGACCGGCCGCTTCTGGGTGTTCGACCCCATTGACGGCACAAAAACCTTCGTCAGGGGCGAGCTGTACGCCATCAACGTCTGCCTGATGGAGGATGGGAGGCAgagcgtcggcatcgtcggcctgccgctgctgtcggccgacgccaaggcgCCCATCAACAACGACTCTATCGACcccaccggcaccggcagcaTCATGTTCGCCGTCCGGTCCCACGGCACCTTTATCCGGCCGCTGCCCGGCCCCATCGACCTGCAGCCGACGAAGATCCCCCGccacgccgaggccgactcCCCGGACCTCATCTCTGTCACCTGCATCGAGGGCTCCGAGTCCGGCGCCCCCGGCATCCACCAAAAAGTCGCCgagcgcctcggcgtcgcctaCCCGGGCAACGACCTGCTCGGCTGGGTCCTGCGTTGGACcgttcttggcctcggccaggccaACTGCACCTTCTGGGCCTACCGGCGGCGCGACCGGCTCGCCAAGATCTGGGACCACGCGGGCGCCATGTTGCTATTTGAGGAGGTTGGCGGCAAGGTCACCGACGTGGACGGGAACCCGGTGAACCTGACGGCGGGGAGgaagatggtggccaactACGGGTtcgtcgccgcgccgcctTCGGTCCATGCCCGCGTCTTGGAGGCTGTGAGGGAAACGTTGAAGGAAAACGGTCTGCACGAATTGCTGGGTTAAGGTTGAGCCGTGACGATAGACGGATGGGGTTCGGCGTTTAGAGGCTTACTTGCATTTTCAACTTTTTATCAACCTATTTCATGATCGTGTTGCAGTTGGTAGCATCAGACCTCGGTTTTCCTCGTCATGTTTGTTCTTTGGGATGTTTCCTCTCGAGTAGTTTAATGAGCAGAAATCGTTAGGAAGCCTCCTTCAACAACCACTAGATGCGTACAGATTCGTGATGGCGACGGTCGGTGTCAACCCTAAATAAATTAATAACCCCTTCTCTGTCTGTCTCAGACTTTCTCCCAACTGGGCGCCGACACGACAGGCTGCCTAGGCCCAAAGTCGTGACTTAAGGGACGGCCTGCAGACTGGACTCTGTGTTTCCGAATTGTTCGACGACGGCTTTGGTTGCGTTTCTAAGCAAACCGGCTATCAGCATCAGCCAACAAGACGTACTTCTTTCCCCTAGCTGTGAACGCGGCACCGAAGGGATATGCAAGAAAGTCTCTCCAGATCCCAGCTACAACATGTTGCGTTTGTTTTGAGACCCAACATGAGGACATCACGAAATATTGAAGATAAATGTGTTGCACTAGAATGTTTAGATCAAAATCCTCGAAAAGTTGAAGTACTAGCTCTCTAGAGAATCAAATACTCTGTTGGACATTCGGGTTCATTGGCTCATAGGCACAGAAGCTAATGCAATTTGAATCATGCTATAGCTTCTGACACTAGTTACCACACATCAAGCCAGCAGTATTGATCTCCCACAAATAGCAAGCAAATGCACTAATATTTGGTTTGCATTAGGCATCCCATGGTTCGTTTGCTCAGCCTCTCCAGTGCCCGTCTTGTTTCTTACTTTGCCTGGTGTTAGCATCCGCCTCTCGTATTCTGACCTCGCACATCGTGTTCCTGCAACTAACGCGGCCACGCTCTTCCGTCATGATTTTCGCAAAGGGATCGATTGCCAAGGATAGATGCGAATGGCACTACAACACGACTGTCAATTGTGATTACGAGCCTAACTCCGACTCCATCGGCGGTTATCCACGTGGCGAAGTGCCTCCCGAGCCAGATATTGCGGGAATTGGTGTAAGCGCAACGTCCCTTGTCCGAAAGGCGTCTGCATCAATCTCACAGTGTACATAGATCGTTGCTGTATTCATCGCAGTCACTTCTTTTGCTGTTCTCATGGgagtcctcgacgccctATGGATACTACTCAAAAAATGTCGGTCCAGGAGGCACGTCGGTTTGAAATAAAAGCAAACCTCCTTAGTCTTGGGTTGAACGCACAGAGTCTAATCCTACTCGTACAGATCAAAAGACCGCTCTAGAAAACGCAAACAACTCTGGAACAACTTCAGTCGATCGGAGTTCTTCCAGGCTATCACGATATCCTGTAGCGACCAGCAAGTCTTCACGGGCGGAGCGTACGTCGTCACACTCCAGTTCTGGAAAGGCTGCTTCATCACCGCCTATCACTGCAacatcatcgccaacatGCTACTACTCACTTGCGCGACCCACTTACTTGATGTCTGTTGTAATATCCAGGAACTACTCTACTGAAGAGTCCCCTCGTTGCAATCGTCCGCGTAATACTGATCACGTCAGTATTTATATTGACCGGATTCGTTCTCTCGAGTCAAAAGTCCAACTTCCCTATAAAGGTACCCGAAAATGATGATCCTGATGTGGCAATCTTGATTCGAGCCGCCTGTTTTCAGGATGAGCGCGGCATAGAGATGCTGAGGAACAAGCTCGTCGAATATTTCAAAGATCCCGAAGCTGCAAAGCAAGCATTCGTGTACAGCATCCCGGGAAATTTCATCCACGGTTGGAACCTTTACCTTGCTATCTTGGTATGGTACGCCGTCACAATCCTCGCCGAAGTCGGACGATGGTTCTATCGTGCCAGAGAACGATGGAAGCAGAAAAAGTTGCAGGCCATGGAAGAAAGGGGCAAGCTCTTGCGCGGTCTGGAAGACCGCACATCGTTCTTGGGCAAGAGCTTCTACTGGATTTATGGGTTTTACGTGATGGGCGGACTTGTTATTTGTGGGATAACTGTGGTGGTTTGCGCCAACCAGATAATGAGATTGAGAAAGTGGGCGAAGCGTTCGAGGTGGCTCAAAGTCGACGGGGGAGGCCAGagcgaggaagatgacgcGACATCCTTTGCGCAGCTCGTGCCCATCATTCTCGTCGGATTGGTGGTTTTCAGCGCTCTCGCAACATTCAGTGGTAAGGTCTCCCAACGTTCAAGATGCCATGCCAACGTCGTTGCTTACCAAGACCATTGGTGTAGACCTGCGGCTTCAAGGGAAACGTAACGAGGCCCAGGAGTTCAAGCCGACGAAGGGGCATTATGGACCTATACCCGGCCGTTAACAGCCATCCAACCGATTTTTGGACGAAGTCCACGTGGGCTGTAGCGGTTCTCGGCAGTTGGTGACAGAGAGAATCGTGTGCTTTTTCCTTTTGGTTGATATTTTCGGAGCCGAATGTTCGCGGCTTAGGTCTGAATTGTAACGATCCTTCAGTTGGCATCGCTTACTGTACATTTTTAT
It includes:
- a CDS encoding Putative inositol monophosphatase translates to MDGPYARELATAIAAIQHAARLSRRVLVASDKGVVTKEDLSPVTVADFAIQALLTSTLHAAFPDDKFVGEESAADLRENPKLCESVWALLQQVAGEKEDDSLCKLPASPEEMCDMIDWCGLGEPSPTGRFWVFDPIDGTKTFVRGELYAINVCLMEDGRQSVGIVGLPLLSADAKAPINNDSIDPTGTGSIMFAVRSHGTFIRPLPGPIDLQPTKIPRHAEADSPDLISVTCIEGSESGAPGIHQKVAERLGVAYPGNDLLGWVLRWTVLGLGQANCTFWAYRRRDRLAKIWDHAGAMLLFEEVGGKVTDVDGNPVNLTAGRKMVANYGFVAAPPSVHARVLEAVRETLKENGLHELLG